In Paraburkholderia sprentiae WSM5005, a genomic segment contains:
- a CDS encoding NAD(P)/FAD-dependent oxidoreductase — protein MSPDVLIIGAGIVGAACAAELAALGLRVDVLDAQRIGGGATAAGMGHIVVMNDSPAEFALSRYSRELWLELAPQLRGCDAFARCGTLWVAADDKECQAARAMQAAFAAQGVAAQLLDAAELRACEPALAASMAGGLRIEHDSIVYAPTVAEWLLTQSPHAANIGVRLGAPVASIDVGGVTLASGERIGAAHVVVANGLGAAQLLPLPLQPKKGHLLITDRYPELLRHQLLELGYIKSAHHATGTSVAFNAQPRPTGQLLIGSSRQFGTIDPTVEMPVLAQMLQRAAQYLPRLPTLSGVRAWTGFRAASPDGLPLIGPAGEFASDVTCRSASGVWLAVGHEGLGVTTSLATAKLLAAQIAGHAAPIPVEPYLPVRFAEQVAHD, from the coding sequence ATGAGTCCGGACGTGCTGATCATCGGAGCGGGTATCGTCGGTGCCGCGTGCGCGGCGGAACTGGCCGCGCTCGGCCTGCGCGTCGACGTGCTCGACGCGCAGCGCATCGGCGGCGGCGCGACGGCGGCCGGCATGGGCCATATCGTCGTGATGAACGACTCGCCCGCCGAATTCGCGCTTAGCCGCTATTCCCGCGAGCTTTGGCTCGAGCTCGCGCCGCAGCTGCGCGGGTGCGACGCCTTCGCGCGCTGCGGCACGCTATGGGTCGCCGCCGACGACAAAGAGTGCCAAGCCGCGCGCGCGATGCAAGCGGCGTTTGCGGCGCAAGGCGTCGCCGCGCAACTGCTCGACGCGGCGGAACTGCGTGCCTGCGAACCGGCGCTCGCCGCATCGATGGCGGGCGGCTTGCGCATCGAGCACGACAGCATCGTGTATGCGCCGACCGTCGCCGAATGGCTGCTCACGCAGTCGCCGCACGCGGCGAACATCGGCGTGCGGCTCGGTGCGCCGGTCGCATCGATCGATGTGGGGGGCGTGACGCTGGCGAGTGGCGAGCGCATCGGCGCGGCTCACGTGGTCGTCGCGAACGGCCTCGGGGCTGCGCAGTTGCTGCCGCTGCCACTGCAGCCGAAGAAAGGTCACCTGCTGATCACCGACCGCTACCCGGAGCTCCTGCGTCATCAACTGCTCGAACTTGGCTATATCAAGAGCGCGCATCACGCGACCGGCACGTCGGTCGCGTTCAACGCGCAGCCGCGTCCTACCGGGCAACTGCTGATCGGCTCGTCGCGCCAGTTCGGAACGATCGATCCCACCGTCGAGATGCCGGTGCTCGCGCAGATGCTGCAACGCGCCGCGCAGTATCTGCCGCGGTTGCCGACGCTCAGCGGCGTCCGCGCGTGGACCGGGTTTCGTGCCGCGTCGCCGGACGGCCTGCCGCTGATCGGACCGGCCGGCGAATTCGCGTCCGACGTTACCTGTCGTTCGGCGTCCGGCGTGTGGCTCGCGGTCGGTCACGAAGGGCTCGGCGTGACGACCTCGCTCGCGACCGCGAAACTGCTCGCGGCGCAGATCGCAGGTCACGCCGCGCCGATTCCTGTCGAACCTTATCTGCCGGTCCGCTTTGCTGAGCAGGTGGCTCATGACTGA
- a CDS encoding (2Fe-2S)-binding protein, whose amino-acid sequence MTDTDAARIRLTVDGRGVEVKAGTTVAAALAIAGVSGSRLSVGGEPREALCGMGVCQECRVTIDGRAHALACQTLCRDGQRVQTRNGTAHV is encoded by the coding sequence ATGACTGACACTGACGCGGCCCGCATCCGTTTGACGGTCGACGGCCGCGGCGTCGAAGTGAAAGCCGGCACGACCGTGGCCGCGGCGCTCGCGATCGCCGGGGTGAGCGGCTCGCGGCTGTCGGTCGGCGGCGAACCGCGGGAGGCCTTGTGCGGAATGGGCGTATGCCAGGAGTGCCGGGTGACGATCGACGGCCGCGCGCACGCGCTCGCGTGCCAGACGCTATGCCGCGACGGTCAGCGCGTGCAGACACGAAACGGGACAGCACACGTATGA
- a CDS encoding 4-hydroxyproline epimerase, with protein MGDMKTLNIIDSHTGGEPTRLVVSGGPALGGGTLAQRLDVFRTRFDDWRAGIVTEPRGSDVVVGALLCEPDDPTCAAGVIFFNNVGYLGMCGHGTIGLVVSLAHMGRIGPGRHRIETPVGVVEATLNQDGSVAVRNVPAYRHRKAVQVHVPGYGVLTGDIGWGGNWFFLVAEHGHELEAANIASLTAFSSAIRDALIAQNITGANGALIDHIELFGPASREGLDSRSFVLCPGNAYDRSPCGTGTSAKLACLAADGKLAEGAVWRQQSIIGSVFEASYRAAGDGIHVIPTITGHAHIMAEGRLCFDERDPFVWGIRTA; from the coding sequence ATGGGCGACATGAAAACCCTCAACATTATCGACTCGCATACCGGCGGTGAGCCTACCCGCCTCGTGGTGTCGGGTGGCCCGGCGCTGGGCGGCGGCACGCTCGCGCAACGGCTCGACGTGTTCCGCACGCGCTTCGACGATTGGCGCGCCGGCATCGTCACCGAACCACGCGGCTCGGACGTGGTGGTTGGCGCGCTGCTCTGCGAGCCCGACGATCCGACCTGCGCGGCCGGCGTGATCTTCTTCAACAACGTCGGCTATTTGGGCATGTGCGGGCACGGCACGATCGGGCTCGTCGTGTCGCTCGCCCACATGGGGCGGATCGGGCCGGGACGTCACCGCATCGAAACGCCGGTCGGCGTGGTCGAGGCGACGCTGAACCAAGACGGCAGCGTCGCCGTGCGCAACGTACCCGCGTATCGCCACCGCAAGGCGGTGCAGGTCCATGTGCCGGGCTACGGCGTGCTGACCGGCGACATCGGCTGGGGCGGCAACTGGTTTTTCCTCGTCGCCGAGCACGGGCACGAGCTCGAAGCGGCGAACATCGCGAGCCTTACCGCGTTCAGCTCGGCGATCCGCGACGCGCTGATCGCACAGAACATCACCGGCGCGAACGGCGCGCTGATCGACCATATCGAGCTGTTTGGACCGGCTTCCCGCGAGGGCCTCGACAGCCGCAGCTTCGTGCTGTGCCCCGGTAATGCGTACGACCGCTCGCCGTGTGGCACCGGCACCAGCGCGAAGCTCGCGTGTCTCGCGGCCGACGGCAAGCTCGCCGAGGGCGCGGTGTGGCGCCAGCAGAGCATCATCGGCAGCGTGTTCGAGGCGAGCTATCGCGCGGCGGGCGACGGCATCCACGTGATTCCAACCATCACCGGTCACGCGCACATCATGGCCGAGGGACGGCTGTGCTTCGACGAGCGTGATCCTTTCGTGTGGGGTATTCGTACCGCATGA
- a CDS encoding FAD-dependent oxidoreductase, with protein MTQHFDIVVIGGGPAGLNAARAAAHAGATVAQVDDNPRAGGQVWRQGPGHPPQAPLHALLAALQSQPNFTDWPSTRVIAPLGAQGLLLESAEHGGMSITYDRLILATGARERLLPFPGWTLPGVTGAGALQALIKGGMPVRDERIVIAGSGPLLIAALATAREAGARVIAVVEQAWAADVARFGVSLLREPAKLRQAIGLTRGFRGLRYWTGSIVREARGAQRVQQVTIRRGERDVTLACDRVACGYGLLPNITVAQALGCAINDAGEIVVDDQQRTSIERVYAAGECTGIGGAELACVEGEIAGLVASGVADALPAALPALVAQRARWRAFGARVAASFALGEAARTPPADATLLCRCEDVSVGEVRRCADWRDAKLHTRYGMGPCQGRICGAAASLYFGWPAAEPRPPFSPAQLGTLMSAAEAPTAAP; from the coding sequence ATGACGCAGCACTTCGACATCGTGGTGATCGGCGGCGGTCCGGCTGGGCTCAATGCCGCGCGGGCGGCGGCGCACGCTGGCGCGACGGTCGCGCAAGTCGACGACAATCCGCGCGCCGGCGGCCAGGTCTGGCGTCAAGGGCCCGGCCATCCGCCGCAGGCGCCGCTGCATGCGTTGCTCGCGGCGTTGCAATCGCAGCCCAACTTCACTGACTGGCCATCGACCCGCGTGATTGCGCCGCTCGGCGCGCAAGGCTTGCTGCTCGAATCCGCCGAACACGGCGGCATGTCGATCACCTATGACAGGCTGATTCTTGCGACCGGCGCTCGCGAGCGTCTTCTGCCGTTCCCGGGCTGGACGCTGCCCGGCGTGACCGGCGCGGGCGCGTTGCAGGCGCTGATCAAGGGCGGCATGCCGGTGCGCGACGAGCGGATCGTGATCGCCGGCAGCGGTCCGCTGCTGATAGCCGCGCTCGCGACCGCGCGCGAGGCCGGCGCGCGCGTGATCGCGGTGGTCGAGCAGGCGTGGGCGGCCGATGTCGCGCGTTTTGGCGTGTCGCTGCTGCGCGAGCCTGCGAAGCTGCGTCAGGCGATCGGTCTCACGCGCGGCTTTAGGGGACTGCGCTACTGGACCGGCAGCATCGTGCGTGAAGCGCGGGGCGCGCAACGCGTGCAGCAGGTGACAATCCGGCGCGGGGAGCGCGATGTGACGCTCGCTTGCGACCGCGTCGCGTGCGGCTACGGACTGCTGCCGAACATCACGGTTGCGCAGGCGCTCGGCTGCGCGATCAACGACGCCGGCGAGATCGTCGTCGACGATCAGCAGCGCACTTCGATCGAGCGCGTTTATGCGGCGGGCGAGTGCACCGGCATCGGCGGCGCGGAGCTCGCTTGCGTGGAAGGCGAGATTGCCGGTCTCGTCGCGAGCGGCGTGGCCGATGCGTTACCCGCCGCGCTGCCGGCGCTCGTCGCACAACGCGCGCGCTGGCGGGCCTTTGGCGCGCGCGTTGCGGCGTCGTTCGCATTGGGCGAGGCCGCGCGCACGCCGCCCGCGGATGCGACGCTGCTGTGCCGCTGCGAGGACGTCAGCGTCGGCGAGGTGCGCCGCTGCGCCGACTGGCGCGACGCGAAGCTGCACACGCGCTACGGTATGGGGCCTTGCCAGGGGCGTATCTGCGGCGCGGCCGCAAGCCTGTACTTCGGCTGGCCGGCCGCCGAGCCGCGTCCGCCGTTCAGCCCCGCGCAACTTGGCACGCTGATGAGCGCGGCCGAAGCGCCGACAGCGGCGCCATGA
- a CDS encoding response regulator transcription factor produces MRVAVLQRDPVMRQSIETILVRAGHFCAAYENGLAMSRGLARSTMDLLVLDWQDTRSAGADLLRSVRRVAGERVPIMVVSSDGSEQSMVRALAGGADDYLASPLRDAEFRARVAALLRRAYPDRFSAATGFEIGPYRFDTVCGAVALRGEPVPLSPTQYRIAALLFSNIDRVMSREHIFETVWGRELLEFTRTIDSHVSRLRLLLALEPHNGVRLEPVYKSGYRLLWLGEQTSGSKPGQSARRP; encoded by the coding sequence ATGCGCGTTGCTGTGCTTCAGCGTGACCCGGTCATGCGGCAGTCGATTGAAACGATTCTGGTGAGAGCCGGCCATTTCTGCGCGGCCTATGAGAACGGGCTCGCCATGTCGAGGGGGCTAGCGCGCTCCACGATGGATCTGCTGGTGCTCGACTGGCAGGATACGCGGTCAGCCGGCGCCGACCTGTTGCGCTCGGTGCGCCGCGTGGCGGGTGAGCGCGTGCCGATCATGGTCGTATCGAGCGACGGGTCGGAACAAAGCATGGTGCGCGCGCTGGCCGGCGGCGCCGACGACTACCTCGCGTCGCCGCTGCGCGACGCCGAGTTTCGCGCGCGTGTCGCGGCGCTGCTGCGGCGCGCGTATCCGGATCGCTTCAGCGCGGCGACCGGTTTCGAAATCGGTCCCTATCGCTTCGACACCGTTTGCGGGGCAGTCGCGCTGCGCGGCGAACCGGTGCCGCTGTCGCCCACGCAGTACCGGATCGCGGCGCTGCTGTTTTCCAACATCGACCGCGTCATGTCGCGCGAGCATATCTTCGAGACCGTGTGGGGCCGCGAACTGCTTGAATTCACGCGGACCATCGACAGTCATGTTTCGCGGCTGCGTCTGCTGCTCGCGCTGGAGCCGCATAATGGTGTCCGGCTGGAGCCCGTGTACAAGAGCGGCTACCGGTTGCTGTGGCTCGGCGAACAGACGTCCGGGAGTAAACCTGGGCAGTCGGCGCGGAGGCCGTAA
- a CDS encoding MFS transporter, with product MQATNLGGAQAVTPRPLGHSDYKTLGLAALGGALEFYDFIIFVFFAPAIGQLFFPAAMPDWLRQVQTFGIFAAGYLARPLGGIIMAHFGDLFGRKRMFTLSVLLMSVPTLLMGLMPTYASIGVLAPVLLLVFRVMQGAAVGGEVPGAWVFVSEHVPGRHVGYACGTLTAGLTAGILLGSLIASAVNRHFTPADISAYAWRVPFLIGGVFGMFSVYLRRWLHETPVFAELKQRKAIAAEVPLKAVLRDHGRAVIVSMLLTWMLSAAIVVVILMTPTLLQKQFHVEPATALIANCAATLCLTIGCVMAGSIAGRIGAGRTIFVGGLALALIYYVMFRQLAVDTSLLVPLYALAGLFVGVIGAIPLVMVRGFPPAVRFSGISFSYNVAYAVFGGLTPIAVSLMMKSNPLAAPLYVAAICVLGALTTLFVKDAPRAH from the coding sequence ATGCAAGCGACAAATCTGGGTGGAGCGCAGGCTGTCACCCCACGCCCGCTCGGGCACAGCGATTACAAGACACTCGGTCTCGCCGCGCTCGGCGGAGCGCTCGAGTTCTACGACTTCATCATCTTCGTTTTCTTCGCGCCGGCGATCGGCCAGCTGTTCTTCCCGGCGGCGATGCCGGACTGGTTGCGTCAGGTGCAGACTTTCGGCATTTTCGCGGCCGGCTATCTGGCGCGGCCGCTCGGCGGCATCATCATGGCGCACTTCGGCGACCTGTTCGGCCGCAAGCGCATGTTCACGCTGAGCGTGCTGCTGATGTCGGTACCGACGCTGCTGATGGGCCTGATGCCCACCTACGCGAGCATCGGCGTGCTCGCACCGGTGCTGCTGCTCGTGTTCCGCGTGATGCAGGGCGCGGCGGTGGGCGGCGAAGTGCCGGGTGCATGGGTGTTCGTGTCCGAGCATGTGCCCGGGCGGCACGTCGGCTATGCATGCGGCACGCTGACGGCCGGCCTCACGGCGGGCATTCTGCTCGGTTCGCTGATTGCGTCGGCGGTCAATCGCCATTTCACGCCGGCCGATATCTCCGCGTATGCGTGGCGGGTTCCGTTCCTCATAGGAGGCGTGTTCGGCATGTTTTCGGTTTATCTGCGCCGCTGGCTGCACGAGACGCCGGTGTTCGCCGAGCTGAAGCAGCGCAAGGCGATCGCCGCGGAAGTGCCGCTGAAGGCTGTGCTGCGCGATCACGGCCGCGCGGTGATCGTGTCGATGCTGCTCACGTGGATGCTGTCCGCGGCGATCGTCGTCGTGATCCTGATGACGCCGACGCTGCTGCAAAAGCAATTCCACGTCGAGCCGGCCACCGCGCTGATCGCAAACTGTGCCGCGACGCTGTGCCTGACCATCGGCTGCGTGATGGCCGGTTCGATCGCGGGACGCATTGGCGCGGGGCGCACGATTTTCGTCGGCGGCCTTGCGCTTGCGCTGATCTACTACGTGATGTTCCGCCAGTTGGCCGTCGATACCTCGCTGCTCGTACCGCTGTACGCACTGGCCGGGCTTTTCGTCGGCGTAATCGGCGCGATTCCGCTCGTGATGGTGCGCGGCTTCCCACCGGCGGTGCGCTTCTCGGGCATCTCGTTCTCGTACAACGTCGCGTATGCGGTGTTCGGCGGCCTGACGCCGATCGCCGTGTCGCTGATGATGAAGTCGAACCCGCTGGCCGCGCCCCTGTATGTCGCGGCGATTTGTGTGCTTGGCGCGCTGACCACGCTGTTCGTCAAGGACGCCCCGCGGGCGCACTGA